One segment of Theobroma cacao cultivar B97-61/B2 chromosome 9, Criollo_cocoa_genome_V2, whole genome shotgun sequence DNA contains the following:
- the LOC18588807 gene encoding receptor-like serine/threonine-protein kinase At3g01300, translated as MDDNNCGCWAVLKRGVCKSSVSRDSANTIPRTSLVYDAATETRYLNASNRELCPPNEAHLSSDNPDPPPSENKSPCQLLQFSFQELKSATGNFRPDSILGEGGFGYVFKGWIEENGTAPAKPGSGITVAVKSLKPDGLQGHREWVAEVDVLGQLHHPNLVKLIGYCIEDDQRLLVYEFMTRGSLENHLFRRTIPLPWSNRIKIALGAAKGLAFLHGGPEPVIYRDFKTSNILLDSEYNAKLSDFGLAKAGPRGDKTHVSTRVVGTYGYAAPEYVMTGHLTSKSDVYSFGVVLLEILTGRRSMDKKRPSGEQNLVAWARSYLADKRKLYQLVDPRLELHYSLKGVQKVSQLAYNCLHRDPKSRPTMDEVVKVLTPLQDLNDLAILSYHSRLSQQGRRKKKPEGSQQLSNAQSKSIRDSPLNTGKQRCR; from the exons CTACAGAGACAAGATATCTAAATGCTAGTAATAGAGAGCTGTGCCCTCCAAATGAAGCTCATCTTTCATCTGATAATCCTGATCCACCACCATCAGAAAACAAATCTCCATGCCAGCTTctccaattttcttttcaggAGCTAAAATCTGCGACAGGAAACTTTAGACCTGACAGCATTCTTGGGGAAGGTGGTTTTGGCTATGTCTTCAAAGGGTGGATAGAGGAAAATGGGACAGCACCAGCGAAACCAGGTTCAGGGATCACAGTCGCTGTCAAGAGTTTAAAGCCAGATGGTCTTCAAGGCCATAGAGAATGGGTG GCTGAGGTTGATGTCCTTGGACAGCTTCATCATCCTAATCTTGTTAAACTTATTGGTTACTGCATTGAAGACGATCAACGGCTGCTTGTATATGAATTTATGACTCGAGGAAGTCTTGAAAACCATCTTTTTAGAA GGACGATACCTCTTCCATGGTCTAATAGGATTAAGATTGCACTTGGGGCAGCAAAAGGATTGGCCTTTCTCCATGGTGGTCCTGAGCCAGTCATttatagagattttaagacatccaacattttacttgattcG GAATATAACGCAAAGCTTTCAGATTTTGGTCTAGCAAAAGCTGGTCCTCGAGGAGACAAAACACATGTTTCTACTAGGGTTGTTGGAACCTATGGCTATGCTGCACCAGAGTATGTTATGACAG GACACTTGACATCTAAGAGTGATGTCTACAGCTTTGGTGTTGTATTACTGGAGATTTTGACTGGCCGAAGATCAATGGACAAGAAGCGCCCTAGTGGGGAGCAGAATCTTGTTGCATGGGCTCGATCATATTTAGCTGACAAGAGAAAACTTTACCAACTTGTGGATCCCCGCTTGGAGCTGCATTATTCTCTTAAAGGGGTGCAGAAAGTTTCTCAATTAGCTTACAACTGCCTCCATAGGGACCCAAAATCCCGTCCTACAATGGATGAAGTAGTGAAAGTTCTCACTCCATTGCAAGATCTTAATGATCTTGCCATCTTATCTTATCACTCTCGTCTATCTCAACAAGGGAGACGTAAGAAGAAACCAGAGGGATCTCAGCAACTGTCCAATGCTCAATCCAAAAGCATCAGAGATTCTCCCTTGAATACTGGCAAACAACGGTGTAGATGA